Sequence from the Phycisphaerales bacterium genome:
ACGCACGCGTCGAAGATCGCCTTCTCGGCGCTGATCGACGGATTGCGCCGCCGCTCCTCCACCGCGAAGTCCACCATCATGATGCCGTTCTTCTTGACCAGGCCGATGAGCATGATCACGCCCACGAAGCCGTAGATCGAGAGCTCGACGTTGAACAGGTAGAGCGTGGCCAGCGCGCCGAACCCCGCAAAGGGCAGGGCCGAGAGGATGGTGATGGGGTGAATGAAGGACTCGTAGAGCACGCCCAGTATCACGTACATCACCAGTGTCGCGATGATCAGCAGCATGCCCAGGCCCTGCACTGAGGACTGGAACACCTGGGCCGTGCCCTGGAATGACGTGGTGATCGTGGCCGGCAGCGTCTCGCGTGCGAGGCGATCGACCTCCGCGACGGCGGGGCCGAGCGACGCGCCGGGAGCGAGGTTGAACGAGATCGTCACTGCGGGCAGCTGCCCGGCGTGGTTGACGCTCAGCGGCCCCACGTCGCGCTCCAGGGTTGCGACCGATGTGAGACGCACGAGGTTGCCGTTGCTGGAGCGCACGTAGAGCGTGTCCAGCCACTTGGGGTCGGTCTGGAACTCGGGCAGCAGCTCGAGGATGACCTGGTAGGAGTTCGTGGCCGCGTAGATGGTCGAGACTTGGCGCGTGCCGTAGGCGCTGCTGAGGGCGAGCTCGATCTGTTCGGGCGTGACGCCCAGCACCGCGGCCTTGTCGCGGTCGATGTCGATCCGCAACTGCGGGTTGCTCAGCTGCGCGTCCGTCGTCACGTCCTGCACGCCGGGGATGGTCTTGACCTTGTCCGCCAGTGCGTTGGCCGCGCGGTACATCTCGTCGGTGTCGGGCCCCTGCAGCGTGTACTGGTACAGGCTCTTGGTCAGCTGCCCGCCGATGCGGATAGTGGGGGGGTTCTGGAGGAATACCCGCGCGCCCGGCACCGCCGCCAGCTCCTTGCGCAGCTCCTGGATCACCTCATCCACCGACTTCTTCCGTTCGGGCTTGTCCCGCAGCCGCATGAAGATGGTGCCGGTGTTCGTCCCTGTCGACTGCGAACCACGGGCACCAACCGACGACATGAAGGAGTACACGTCCGGGTGCTTCGCGACGATGCTCGCCAGCTGCTGCTGATACCCCAGCATCGCATCGAAGCTCGTGCCCTCCGCGGCCTCGGTCTGCGCGAAGATGCGCCCCGTGTCCTCCGCGGGCAGGAACCCCTTGGGCACGATCTGGAACAGGTACACGGTGGCCGCGAGGATCCCCGCCGAGAACAGCATCATCAGCGGCTTGGCCTTGAGCGTCCAGCCGAGCGTCTTCTCGTAGACCCACAGGCTGCCCGTGAACACCTTCTCCACGGCGTTGTAGATCGCCCCGTGCTTCGGGCGGCCCTGCGCGTCGTGCTTCACGGGCTTCAGCATGGCGGCGGACATCATGGGCGTGAGCGTTAGCGACACCACGCCGGAGATGAGGATCGCCACCGCGATCACCACCGCGAACTCATGCAGCAGCCGCCCCAGCAGCCCGCCCATGAACAGCACTGGGATGAACACCGCGACGAGAGAGATGGTCATCGACAGCACGGTGAAGCCGATCTCGCGGCTGCCGTCGAACGCCGCCTGCCGCGGCTTCTTGCCCATCTCGATGTGCCGCACGATGTTTTCGAGCACCACGATGGCGTCGTCGACCACGAACCCCACGCAAAGCGTGAGGGCCATCAGCGACAGGTTGTCGAGGCTGAACTCCATCCACCACATCACCGCGAACGTCGCCACGATCGACAGCGTCATCGCGACCGTTGGAATCACCGTCGCCCGCAGGTTCCGCAGGAAGATGAAGATCACCATGACCACCAGCGCGATCGCCAGCACCAGGGTGAACTTCACGTCCGCTACTGACTCGCGGATCGAAGCCGAGCGATCGTTGAGGATCTCGATCGTGACCGACGCCGGCAGCTGCGCCTGGAAACGGGGGATCAGCTTCAGCACGTTCTGCACGACCTCGACCGTGTTGGTCCCCGGCTGCCGCTGCACCGCCAGGATGATCGCTCGGCTGGGCACGCCGTCCTTGTAGTACCACGCCGCGTTGCGGTTGTTCTCGACGCTGTCGGCCGCGATACCCAGCTGGTTCAGGTAAATCGGGTTGCCCGAGCGGTACGCCACGATGGCGTCGTTGAACGGCTCGGCCGACATGAGCTGCCCGCTGCTCTGGAGCGTCAGGGCCTGCTCGGGCCCTTGCAGCACGCCAACGGGCAGGTTCGTGTTGCGCTCCTGGATCGCGCGCGCGACCTCGTCGATACCGATGCCCTTGGCCGCGAGCTTCTCCGGGTCCACCTGCACGCGCACGGCGTACTTCTGGCTGCCGAAGACCTGCACCTGGGCGACGCCCGCAACCATTGAGATCCGCTGCCCCATCACCGTCTCTGCGTATTCGTTGAGCTGGTGCAGCGGCAGCGTGTCGGACCGGATCGCCATGTAGATCACCGGCTGGTCCGCGGGGTTCACCTTGCGGTAGCTCGGCGGCGTCGTCATCGTGCGCGGCAGGCGGTTGCCCGCCCGCGAGATGGCCGCCTGCACGTCCTGGGCCGCGGCGTCGATGTTCCGGGACAGATTGAACTGGAGCGTGATCGAGCTGCTCCCCTGCATCGACACCGACGACATGGAGTCGATGCCTGCAATCGTCGAGAACTCCTGCTCGAGCGGCGTGGCCACCGACGACGCCATCGTCTCGGGCGAAGCGCCCGGCAGCGACGCCGACACCTGGATCGTGGGGAAGTCCACCGGCGGCAGGTCCGAGACAGGCAGCTGGCGGTACGCCATCACACCGAAGATGGCGAGGGCCGCCATCAGCAGGATCGTCATCACGGGCCGGCGGATGAAGGGTCCTGAGAGGTTCACGTCCCGCCTCCGGCCACGGGCTGCACCTTGGCGGCGTCAGTGGTCGGCTCAGCCGCAGGCGCGTCGGCCTGGCGAGCCGCGACCTTCGCGCCCGCGGTCAGCCGCAGCTGACCGTCCACCACCACCGTCTCACCGGGCTGTACGCCCGATTCGATGACGGTGGTTCCGTCGGTCGCTCGCCGCACCTTCACCTTCCGCAGCTCGGCCGTGCCGTCCTGCTTGATGACGAACACCGCCCGCCCGCGCTGTGACGCCTGCACGGCCGTCGAAGGCACCACCACCGCGCCCTTGTCCACGCCCAGGGTGATCACCGCGTTGACGAACTCTCCGGGCCAGAGCCGCCGATCCGCGTTCTCAAACCGTGCCTTCAGCCGCACCGCGCCCGTCGTCGCGTCCACGCGGTTATCAAGGAAGCTCAGCTTCCCTTCCACAGGCGTTGGCTCGCCCGCGATGGTGACAACCACCGGCACCGTCCCGGCGCCCATGGCAGCGCGCACACCCGGCAGGTCCTGCTCACGTACGGAGAACGCCACGTCAATCGGCGCGAGCTGCGTCAGGTCCACCAGGTCCGTTTCGTTGGCTTTGACAATTGCCCCCGGCTTCACCCTGAACGCCCCCAGCCGCCCGGGGAAGGGCGCGGCGATCGTGCAGTACGAGAGCTGCAGCTTCGCGGTCTCGAGCGCCGCCTGGTCCTGCAGCACCTGCGCCTCCGCAGATGTGGCCTTGGCCTCCGCCGCCTCCACCTCGCGGATCGACACGGCCCGTCCGTTCAGTGCCGATCGCAGCTGCTCGGCCGCGCGGCGCTCGTCGGAAGCCAGCGCCTGGTTCTTCGCGAGCGTCGCCTCGACTTCGCGCACCGCAGCCTGGAAGGGGCGCGGATCGATGCGGGCGATCACATCACCCGCGTTCACGTCCGTTCCTTCGGCAACCGGCGTCTCCATCAGCTGCCCCGCCACCTGCGGGCGCAGCGTCACCGCCGCGATCGACTCGACATTCCCAACCGACCGCAGCTGGATAGGCATGTCCCGCTGCTCCGCCTTGGCCACCACCACGGGCACCGGCGGGGGCGCGGCCGGCGCTTTCGCCTGCTCCTGCTTCTTGCACGCGGCCA
This genomic interval carries:
- a CDS encoding efflux RND transporter periplasmic adaptor subunit; its protein translation is MSLSAAKAVRAIVGAVAVLVGVAACKKQEQAKAPAAPPPVPVVVAKAEQRDMPIQLRSVGNVESIAAVTLRPQVAGQLMETPVAEGTDVNAGDVIARIDPRPFQAAVREVEATLAKNQALASDERRAAEQLRSALNGRAVSIREVEAAEAKATSAEAQVLQDQAALETAKLQLSYCTIAAPFPGRLGAFRVKPGAIVKANETDLVDLTQLAPIDVAFSVREQDLPGVRAAMGAGTVPVVVTIAGEPTPVEGKLSFLDNRVDATTGAVRLKARFENADRRLWPGEFVNAVITLGVDKGAVVVPSTAVQASQRGRAVFVIKQDGTAELRKVKVRRATDGTTVIESGVQPGETVVVDGQLRLTAGAKVAARQADAPAAEPTTDAAKVQPVAGGGT
- a CDS encoding efflux RND transporter permease subunit, whose translation is MNLSGPFIRRPVMTILLMAALAIFGVMAYRQLPVSDLPPVDFPTIQVSASLPGASPETMASSVATPLEQEFSTIAGIDSMSSVSMQGSSSITLQFNLSRNIDAAAQDVQAAISRAGNRLPRTMTTPPSYRKVNPADQPVIYMAIRSDTLPLHQLNEYAETVMGQRISMVAGVAQVQVFGSQKYAVRVQVDPEKLAAKGIGIDEVARAIQERNTNLPVGVLQGPEQALTLQSSGQLMSAEPFNDAIVAYRSGNPIYLNQLGIAADSVENNRNAAWYYKDGVPSRAIILAVQRQPGTNTVEVVQNVLKLIPRFQAQLPASVTIEILNDRSASIRESVADVKFTLVLAIALVVMVIFIFLRNLRATVIPTVAMTLSIVATFAVMWWMEFSLDNLSLMALTLCVGFVVDDAIVVLENIVRHIEMGKKPRQAAFDGSREIGFTVLSMTISLVAVFIPVLFMGGLLGRLLHEFAVVIAVAILISGVVSLTLTPMMSAAMLKPVKHDAQGRPKHGAIYNAVEKVFTGSLWVYEKTLGWTLKAKPLMMLFSAGILAATVYLFQIVPKGFLPAEDTGRIFAQTEAAEGTSFDAMLGYQQQLASIVAKHPDVYSFMSSVGARGSQSTGTNTGTIFMRLRDKPERKKSVDEVIQELRKELAAVPGARVFLQNPPTIRIGGQLTKSLYQYTLQGPDTDEMYRAANALADKVKTIPGVQDVTTDAQLSNPQLRIDIDRDKAAVLGVTPEQIELALSSAYGTRQVSTIYAATNSYQVILELLPEFQTDPKWLDTLYVRSSNGNLVRLTSVATLERDVGPLSVNHAGQLPAVTISFNLAPGASLGPAVAEVDRLARETLPATITTSFQGTAQVFQSSVQGLGMLLIIATLVMYVILGVLYESFIHPITILSALPFAGFGALATLYLFNVELSIYGFVGVIMLIGLVKKNGIMMVDFAVEERRRNPSISAEKAIFDACVVRFRPIMMTTMAALLGTLPIALGHGAGAESRRPLGLAVVGGLLFSQLVTLYATPVFYIYLDKIQARFDKRRARIEAEDAAATTRMLEPVHAGANGNGHANGNGRVH